The following DNA comes from Candidatus Poribacteria bacterium.
ATGCTTCTTTCCTGCGCGAAGTCCTCTACAATCGAATCTCCCGTGACTACATTCCAGCGATGGAAACGAATCTCGTTAAATTGGTCATCAACGGTGAAAATTGGGGCGTTTATATCAACCTTCAACAATATAACAAAGATTTTCTCGCCGAATGGTTCGATACGAAGGATGGTATCCGCTGGAAGGTCGGTCCCGGTAGAGGCGGTGCTTTGACTTATGCCGGAGACGACCCATCCGCATACCAAGAAACGTATCAACTCAAAACCCGCAATGTCGAAAATCCATGGGAAGGTCTTATCGCACTCACTAAAATGCTTGACGATTCCACACCGGATGCCGAACTTGTCGAAAACCTCCCATCTGTCCTTAACATCGATCAAGTCCTGTGGCAACTCGCTGTTTCAAACGTTTTTATGGATGACGATGGCTACATCCACAAAGGCGGCGATTACGCTATCTATCAGGATGTCAACGGTAGATTCCACCTCATACCACACGATAACAATGAAAGTATCAGGTTTGGTCGAGCGGGGCGCGGCGGTCCCGGCGGTGGCGGTCCGGGTGGTTGGTCATGGGGAGACTTAGAAAATGGAATGGTATCGCCTATCGCGCACGAAAACAATGCTGGACGTCCACTTATTAAGCGGTTGCTTTCAAACCCGCAGTGGCGCGCACGGTATCTCGCACACGTCCGAACCGTCAGGGATGAATGGCTCGATTGGGAAGTGTTGGAGCCGATTATCAAGGAATATCAAGTGCTTATTGATGCAGAGGTTCAGCAAGACGATAAGAAACTATATGGGTATGAAGAATTCGCAACCGGTGTTCCCGAAGATCTCAAGCGGTATGTGAACCAACGTCGTGAGCATCTGAACAATCATACTGAACTCAGCAAACCGGTCCCGGAAATTGTTTCCGTTGAGATCGGATCTGGAACGCCTCCTATAGCGAATCAACCCGTCTCAGTTAAAGCGACACTTGACAAATCAATTGCCGTAGATTCGGTTTTGTTGTATTATAGTACTGATCGGTATGTCGTTTTCAATCAGGTAACGATGAGAAAAGAAGGGGATAGTTATATTGGGCACATCCCCGGTTTTCCCGCAGATACCACAGTTTACTATTACGTCGCGGCGAACGCCGTCAAGACGCACGGGACAACCGCCTTTTCACCCGCAAGAGCAGAACAAGGCGCGGCACACTACCGAATTGGTGTTCCCGTTGCAAAAGAGACACCAATCGTTATTAACGAACTGATGGCAGCCAACACCAAGAGTCTTACCGATCCGCAAGGGCACTACGAAGACTGGCTCGAGCTGCACAACCTCACCGGCAATATAGTGAATCTTTCTGGGATGTATCTAACAGATAAGATGGGCAATCTCAAAAAATGGGCGTTTCCTGAGAATACGACGATTCCAGCGCAAGGCTATCTCCTTGTGTGGTTAGATGAAGACGGTAAAGCCGATATCGGACTTCATGCGAACTTCAAGTTGTCCCGTAACGGTGAAACTGTGATGCTCGTTGATACCGATATACGTGGTAATCAAGTGCTTGATACAGTAACGTTTGATAAACAGGAGAAGGATGTTGCCCTCGGCAGATGGCCGAATGGTAGTGGCACACTCAAACGGGTCCAAACTACACCAGGTAAAGAAAACATGCTTAAATAACGTAAAACGAACCTTTTG
Coding sequences within:
- a CDS encoding CotH kinase family protein — encoded protein: MKQLKSIILIMLIIMGWAIHANAQDNQETPKLSDDQKRFDVDGNGALSDEETDLMHRVTSIEALTGNKLTDEEIKRMNDDQGPDMGFGGPPGGMPGFGFGGGRGGRRGPQPAEKIVKQFDTDKNGKLTGAERQAALDTRGGGTLSLMSEESLHKGVQSDVQASLNTVPEGSPSLYNAQTLRTLYLRFHHEDWYEQMSSFYRTDIEVPAELVVDGKVYPEVGAHFRGTSSYFTVGSEKKSFNIAVDYGEDGQRLYGYKTLNLLNGHVDASFLREVLYNRISRDYIPAMETNLVKLVINGENWGVYINLQQYNKDFLAEWFDTKDGIRWKVGPGRGGALTYAGDDPSAYQETYQLKTRNVENPWEGLIALTKMLDDSTPDAELVENLPSVLNIDQVLWQLAVSNVFMDDDGYIHKGGDYAIYQDVNGRFHLIPHDNNESIRFGRAGRGGPGGGGPGGWSWGDLENGMVSPIAHENNAGRPLIKRLLSNPQWRARYLAHVRTVRDEWLDWEVLEPIIKEYQVLIDAEVQQDDKKLYGYEEFATGVPEDLKRYVNQRREHLNNHTELSKPVPEIVSVEIGSGTPPIANQPVSVKATLDKSIAVDSVLLYYSTDRYVVFNQVTMRKEGDSYIGHIPGFPADTTVYYYVAANAVKTHGTTAFSPARAEQGAAHYRIGVPVAKETPIVINELMAANTKSLTDPQGHYEDWLELHNLTGNIVNLSGMYLTDKMGNLKKWAFPENTTIPAQGYLLVWLDEDGKADIGLHANFKLSRNGETVMLVDTDIRGNQVLDTVTFDKQEKDVALGRWPNGSGTLKRVQTTPGKENMLK